From a single Candidatus Sulfotelmatobacter sp. genomic region:
- a CDS encoding TIGR03118 family protein, whose amino-acid sequence MKQASLLLGLLLALAIPTGMWAQQAGYSQTNLVSNVAGAKTTDPQLLNPWGIAFAPQQDFWIANNNSGTSTLYDNNGVKNAQLVVTIPGAAHNPNGNCSPGCPTGTVYNGSGSSFGGGTFLFDTEDGLITSWNGSSNNANVAFDNSASGAVYKGLAITGTSLLAANFNSGKVDVYDSNIQPTNLAGSFTNGTATAPPAGFAPHGIHVVNGMVYIAYAMQDGPKHDSVPGAGQGQVDIFDTSGNFVKTLVAAGTGNNLNAPWGITIAPASFGTFAGAVLVGNFGDGTISAFDTTGKFLGQLTNTANPPTALVNPGLWDMVVGGGGASGDPGTLYITAGGNNQPNFPTGGSTTAVFAAIAPAAAANGPDFSLTVSAPGATISPGGTSSLKITAGAVGGFNGQISLTCSAPTGLTCALNPSTISPGSSASSSTLSITVAATAPSGGYGGGAALLLPGLGLFGTVLTTRKRKFLVRKSSLWIGLLGLLLLVSVFALGCGGSNSKTPPQGSQVNVMVTGTSGSLTHTSAVNVTIN is encoded by the coding sequence TTGAAACAAGCATCGTTACTTCTCGGCCTGCTCCTGGCCTTGGCGATTCCAACAGGTATGTGGGCCCAGCAGGCCGGCTATTCGCAGACCAACCTCGTCTCGAATGTGGCCGGCGCTAAAACTACAGATCCTCAACTATTGAACCCATGGGGAATCGCTTTCGCTCCGCAACAAGATTTCTGGATCGCCAATAATAACAGCGGCACTTCCACGCTCTATGACAACAATGGAGTCAAAAACGCTCAGCTGGTGGTGACCATACCGGGGGCGGCACACAACCCAAATGGGAATTGCAGTCCTGGATGCCCAACCGGAACTGTATACAACGGAAGCGGTAGCTCCTTCGGTGGAGGAACTTTTCTCTTTGACACAGAAGATGGATTGATCACCAGTTGGAATGGAAGCAGCAACAACGCAAACGTAGCCTTCGATAATTCGGCGAGTGGCGCGGTTTACAAAGGACTCGCCATTACGGGCACGTCACTTTTGGCAGCAAACTTCAACAGCGGCAAAGTTGACGTCTACGATTCAAATATTCAACCCACGAACCTAGCTGGCTCCTTCACGAATGGGACTGCTACCGCCCCTCCGGCCGGCTTTGCTCCCCATGGCATCCATGTCGTGAATGGCATGGTTTATATCGCCTACGCGATGCAGGATGGTCCAAAGCACGATTCCGTTCCCGGCGCCGGTCAGGGCCAGGTGGATATCTTCGACACGAGTGGTAATTTCGTGAAAACACTCGTAGCGGCCGGTACTGGCAACAATCTGAACGCTCCCTGGGGCATAACTATAGCTCCGGCTAGCTTCGGAACGTTCGCCGGTGCGGTCCTGGTGGGAAACTTTGGCGACGGTACCATCAGCGCGTTCGATACAACCGGGAAATTTCTCGGCCAGCTCACCAACACAGCGAACCCTCCAACGGCATTGGTGAACCCCGGATTGTGGGACATGGTGGTTGGCGGAGGCGGCGCCTCTGGGGATCCGGGCACGCTGTATATCACGGCCGGAGGCAACAACCAGCCTAATTTCCCAACGGGAGGAAGCACGACCGCAGTGTTTGCCGCCATTGCGCCTGCAGCCGCGGCCAATGGTCCCGATTTTTCCCTGACTGTCTCGGCCCCAGGCGCAACGATCAGTCCGGGCGGTACGTCGAGTCTCAAGATCACCGCGGGCGCGGTCGGAGGCTTTAACGGGCAAATTTCCCTTACCTGCTCTGCACCGACTGGTCTGACGTGCGCTCTCAATCCGTCAACGATCTCACCCGGATCTAGTGCGTCGAGCTCAACCTTGTCGATCACTGTCGCTGCGACGGCGCCGAGTGGGGGCTATGGCGGTGGTGCGGCACTGCTGCTGCCTGGGCTGGGACTGTTCGGAACTGTTCTGACTACTCGCAAAAGAAAGTTTCTTGTGCGGAAGAGCAGTCTGTGGATAGGCCTGCTAGGTCTACTGCTTCTCGTCTCAGTGTTTGCACTGGGTTGCGGCGGTAGCAACTCGAAGACTCCACCGCAGGGAAGTCAGGTGAACGTGATGGTGACGGGCACCTCCGGCTCACTGACGCACACCAGCGCCGTAAACGTAACCATTAACTAA